In Pseudomonas lalkuanensis, the following are encoded in one genomic region:
- the xcpS gene encoding GspF family T2SS innner membrane protein variant XcpS, producing the protein MAAFEYLALDARGRQQKGVLEADSARQVRQLLRERQLAPLEVRATRVREQAERGRFSLARGLSARDLALVTRQLATLVQAALPIEEALRAAAAQSGSSRIQSMLLAVRARVLEGHSLASSLREFPLAFPELYRATVAAGEHAGHLGPVLEQLADYTEQRQQSRQKIQLALLYPVILMCASLAIVAFLLGFVVPDVVKVFIDSGQTLPLLTRGLIGLSDLVKHWGWLMLLVLIAAFVGARWALRDPNLRQRWHALMLRIPLVGRLVRATDTARFASTLAILTRSGVPLVEALGIGAEVISNRVIRAHVVVAAQKVREGGSLTRALEGSGQFPPMMLHMIASGERSGELDQMLARTARNQENDLAASIALLVGLFEPFMLVVMGAVVLMIVLAILLPILSLNQLVG; encoded by the coding sequence ATGGCCGCATTCGAATACCTTGCACTCGACGCCAGGGGCCGCCAGCAGAAGGGTGTGCTCGAAGCGGACAGCGCCCGCCAGGTACGCCAGCTGCTGCGCGAGCGCCAGCTGGCACCGCTGGAAGTGCGCGCCACCCGCGTTCGCGAGCAGGCCGAGCGGGGCCGCTTCAGTCTTGCGCGGGGCCTGTCCGCCCGTGACCTGGCCCTGGTGACTCGGCAGCTCGCGACCCTGGTGCAAGCGGCGCTGCCCATCGAGGAAGCGCTGCGTGCGGCGGCTGCGCAGTCGGGCAGTTCACGCATCCAGTCGATGCTGCTGGCGGTGCGCGCCCGGGTACTGGAAGGCCACAGCCTGGCCAGCAGCCTGCGGGAGTTCCCCTTGGCTTTCCCCGAGCTCTATCGCGCCACCGTGGCGGCGGGTGAGCACGCCGGCCACCTGGGACCGGTGCTCGAGCAACTGGCCGACTACACCGAGCAACGCCAGCAGTCACGCCAGAAGATCCAGCTGGCGCTGCTCTATCCGGTGATCCTGATGTGCGCGTCGCTGGCGATCGTCGCCTTCCTGCTGGGTTTCGTCGTGCCTGACGTGGTCAAGGTGTTCATCGACTCGGGGCAGACCCTGCCTCTGCTCACCCGCGGCCTGATTGGCCTGAGCGATCTGGTCAAACACTGGGGCTGGCTGATGCTCCTGGTGCTGATTGCGGCCTTCGTCGGCGCGCGCTGGGCACTGCGCGATCCGAACCTGCGCCAGCGCTGGCATGCCCTGATGTTGCGCATTCCACTGGTGGGACGACTGGTGCGTGCCACCGATACCGCGCGCTTCGCTTCCACCCTGGCGATCCTCACCCGCAGCGGCGTGCCGCTGGTGGAGGCCCTTGGCATCGGCGCCGAAGTGATTTCCAACCGGGTGATCCGCGCGCATGTGGTGGTGGCCGCGCAGAAGGTCCGTGAAGGCGGCAGCCTGACCCGCGCCCTGGAAGGCAGCGGGCAGTTTCCGCCGATGATGCTGCACATGATCGCCAGTGGCGAACGTTCCGGCGAACTCGACCAGATGCTCGCCCGCACCGCGCGCAATCAGGAAAACGACCTGGCCGCCAGCATCGCCTTGCTGGTAGGCCTTTTCGAACCGTTCATGCTGGTGGTCATGGGGGCTGTGGTGCTGATGATCGTCCTCGCCATCCTGCTGCCTATCCTTTCTCTCAACCAACTCGTGGGGTAA
- the gspD gene encoding type II secretion system secretin GspD, whose protein sequence is MTPTFSRLTLALFAAGMLAAPLPLLAAQPTTEPGSAQQQQDAWTINLKDADIREFIDQIADITGETFIVDPRVKGQVSVVSKTPLGINEVYQLFLSVMATHGFTVVAQDGQARIIPNAEAKAEASSTRPGAESLETRVIQVQHTPVTELIPLIRPLVPQYGHLAAVTSTNALIISDRAANITRIEDLMRQLDQKGDRDYTVLNLKYAWVMDAAEVLNASLNRGQSKGTSGTQVIADARTNRLIILGPPSARAKLAALAQSLDTPASRSANTRVIRLRHNDAKSLAETLGEISEGLKNGEGSAEGGAPASGGKPQNILIRADESLNALVMLAEPDVVAAMEDIVRQLDVPRAQVMVEAAIVEISGDITEALGVQWAVDARGDTGGLGGVNFGNTGLSVGTVLNAIRDDEIPDTLPDGAIIGIGTDHFAALITALSANNKSNLLSTPSLLTLDNQKAEILVGQNVPFQTGTFTTDASGANNPFTTIERQDIGVTLKVTPHINEGATLRLEIEQEISSIAPTASLTAQAVDLITNKRSIKSTILAEDGQVIVLGGLIQDDITQTDSKVPLLGDIPILGRLFRSTRDTHVKRNLMVFLRPTVVRDRAGLAALSGKKYDDIRIVGEHDKEGRPAILPRHPVELFDGQKTPAIDLRKP, encoded by the coding sequence ATGACCCCGACTTTCTCGCGCCTCACGCTCGCCCTGTTCGCCGCCGGGATGCTGGCCGCGCCCCTGCCCCTGCTCGCCGCCCAACCGACCACCGAGCCGGGCAGCGCGCAGCAACAGCAGGATGCCTGGACCATCAACCTCAAGGACGCCGACATCCGCGAATTCATCGACCAGATCGCCGACATCACCGGCGAGACTTTCATCGTCGACCCGCGGGTAAAGGGCCAGGTCAGCGTGGTATCGAAAACGCCGTTGGGGATCAACGAGGTCTATCAGCTGTTCCTTTCGGTAATGGCCACCCACGGCTTCACCGTGGTCGCCCAGGACGGCCAGGCGCGGATCATTCCCAACGCCGAAGCCAAGGCCGAAGCCAGCAGCACCCGCCCTGGCGCCGAAAGCCTGGAAACCCGCGTGATCCAGGTGCAACACACGCCGGTGACGGAGCTCATCCCGCTGATTCGACCCCTGGTCCCCCAATACGGCCACCTCGCTGCCGTGACCTCGACCAATGCCCTGATCATCAGCGACCGAGCCGCCAACATCACCCGCATCGAAGACCTGATGCGCCAGCTCGACCAGAAGGGCGACCGCGACTACACCGTCCTCAATCTCAAGTACGCCTGGGTGATGGACGCCGCCGAGGTGCTCAACGCCTCGCTGAACCGAGGCCAGTCCAAGGGCACTTCCGGCACCCAGGTGATCGCCGACGCCCGCACCAACCGCCTGATCATCCTCGGCCCACCATCGGCCCGGGCGAAACTGGCGGCCCTGGCGCAATCCCTGGACACCCCGGCCTCGCGTTCGGCCAATACCCGCGTGATCCGCCTGCGCCACAACGATGCCAAGAGCCTGGCCGAAACCCTGGGCGAGATTTCCGAGGGTTTGAAGAACGGGGAAGGCAGTGCCGAAGGCGGCGCCCCTGCCAGCGGCGGCAAGCCGCAGAATATTCTGATCCGCGCCGACGAAAGCCTGAACGCCCTGGTGATGCTGGCCGAGCCGGACGTGGTCGCCGCCATGGAGGACATCGTCCGCCAGCTCGACGTGCCCCGCGCCCAGGTGATGGTGGAAGCGGCCATCGTGGAGATTTCCGGCGATATCACCGAAGCCCTTGGCGTGCAGTGGGCAGTGGACGCCCGCGGCGACACCGGCGGCCTGGGAGGGGTCAACTTCGGTAATACCGGGCTGTCGGTCGGCACCGTGCTCAACGCCATCCGCGACGACGAAATTCCCGACACCCTGCCGGACGGCGCCATCATCGGCATCGGTACCGACCATTTCGCCGCACTGATCACCGCGCTCTCGGCGAACAACAAGAGCAACCTGCTGTCCACCCCGAGCCTGCTGACCCTGGACAACCAGAAGGCAGAGATCCTCGTGGGCCAGAACGTGCCCTTCCAGACCGGCACCTTCACCACCGACGCATCCGGCGCCAACAACCCCTTCACCACCATCGAACGCCAGGACATCGGCGTAACCCTGAAGGTGACCCCGCACATCAACGAAGGTGCAACCCTGCGCCTGGAGATCGAGCAGGAAATCTCCTCCATCGCACCAACCGCCTCACTCACTGCCCAGGCGGTCGACCTGATCACCAACAAGCGCTCGATCAAGAGCACCATCCTCGCCGAGGACGGCCAGGTGATCGTGCTGGGCGGCCTGATCCAGGACGACATCACCCAGACCGACTCCAAAGTGCCGCTGCTGGGCGACATCCCCATCCTCGGCCGATTGTTCCGCTCCACCAGGGACACCCATGTGAAGCGCAACCTGATGGTCTTCCTGCGGCCGACCGTGGTACGCGACCGTGCCGGACTCGCGGCCCTGTCCGGGAAGAAGTACGACGACATCCGCATCGTCGGCGAACACGACAAGGAAGGCCGCCCGGCCATCCTGCCGCGCCATCCGGTGGAACTGTTCGACGGCCAGAAGACACCGGCCATCGACCTGCGCAAACCCTGA
- a CDS encoding SDR family oxidoreductase, which yields MIDWSLQATVPNNGKVALVTGAARGIGLGVAAWLIAEGWQVVLADIDRARGSRVAKALGENAWFVAMDVAHESQVAVGVAEVLGQFGRLDALVSNAAIAEPHNPPLESLELARWNRVLAVNLTGTMLLAKHCAPYLRAHQGAIVTIASTRAHQSAPDSEAYAASKGGLLALTHALAMSLAPEIRVNAVTPGWIDARDPSARKEAPLTELDHDQHPLGRVGVVEDVAAQVAWLLSDNASFVTGQEFMVDGGMTRKMIYLD from the coding sequence GTGATCGACTGGAGCCTGCAGGCCACCGTGCCGAACAACGGCAAGGTCGCCCTGGTCACTGGTGCCGCGCGTGGTATCGGCCTGGGAGTGGCGGCCTGGCTGATTGCCGAAGGTTGGCAGGTGGTACTGGCTGATATCGATCGCGCCCGTGGCTCCAGAGTGGCCAAGGCGCTTGGCGAGAACGCCTGGTTCGTCGCCATGGATGTGGCCCATGAAAGCCAGGTGGCGGTGGGCGTGGCCGAAGTGCTTGGGCAGTTCGGTCGTCTCGATGCGCTGGTCAGCAACGCCGCCATCGCCGAACCGCACAATCCGCCGCTGGAAAGCCTGGAACTGGCTCGCTGGAATCGTGTGCTCGCGGTCAACCTGACGGGCACCATGCTGCTCGCCAAGCACTGCGCGCCCTATTTGCGGGCCCACCAGGGGGCCATCGTCACCATCGCCTCCACCCGTGCTCACCAGTCCGCGCCCGATAGCGAGGCTTACGCCGCCAGCAAGGGCGGCCTGCTGGCCCTGACCCATGCACTGGCCATGAGCCTGGCGCCGGAGATCCGGGTCAACGCCGTGACGCCGGGCTGGATCGATGCCCGCGACCCGTCCGCCCGCAAGGAAGCGCCGCTGACCGAGTTGGACCATGACCAGCATCCGCTGGGACGCGTGGGGGTCGTGGAAGACGTGGCCGCCCAGGTGGCCTGGCTGCTATCGGACAACGCCAGCTTCGTCACCGGCCAGGAATTCATGGTCGACGGCGGAATGACCCGCAAGATGATCTATCTCGACTGA
- the gspE gene encoding type II secretion system ATPase GspE, giving the protein MNPPLAEAPLRRFPFGFAKRHGVLLLDGVDPCLAHRPGVELVALAEARRFAGRSLPLRPLSGEAFEQALAQAYQHDSSAAMQLAEDLGGSLDLAALAEQIPETEDLLEQEDDAPIIRLINAILGEAIKENASDIHLETFEKRLVVRFRVDGILREVLEPKRELAALLVSRIKVMARLDIAEKRIPQDGRISLRVAGREVDIRVSTLPSANGERVVLRLLDKQAGRLTLQHLGMSARDRDLLENTVRRPHGILLVTGPTGSGKTTTLYASLVTLNDRTRNILTVEDPIEYHIEGIGQTQVNPKVDMTFARGLRAILRQDPDVVMVGEIRDQETAEIAVQASLTGHLVLSTLHTNSAIGAITRLVDMGVEPFLLSSSLLGVLAQRLVRVLCPHCKEAYQPDAAECQLLNVEVDSAPLLHRARGCAECHQQGYRGRTGIYELVVFDDHMRSLIHSVASEQEMVRHARQSSPSIREDGRRKVLEGITTVEEVLRVTQEE; this is encoded by the coding sequence ATGAACCCACCACTCGCTGAAGCCCCGCTGCGGCGGTTCCCATTCGGCTTTGCCAAGCGGCACGGCGTGCTGTTGCTGGATGGAGTTGACCCTTGCCTGGCCCATCGGCCCGGCGTCGAGCTGGTGGCCCTGGCCGAGGCGCGGCGTTTCGCCGGGCGCAGCCTGCCGCTGAGGCCCCTCAGCGGCGAAGCCTTCGAACAGGCCCTGGCCCAGGCCTATCAGCATGATTCCTCCGCTGCCATGCAACTGGCGGAGGACCTCGGCGGTAGCCTGGACCTCGCCGCCCTGGCCGAGCAGATTCCGGAAACCGAGGACTTGCTGGAGCAGGAGGACGATGCGCCGATCATCCGCCTGATCAACGCCATCCTCGGCGAGGCGATCAAGGAGAACGCCTCGGACATCCACCTGGAAACCTTCGAGAAGCGCCTGGTCGTGCGTTTCCGTGTCGACGGCATTCTCCGCGAGGTGCTGGAGCCCAAGCGCGAACTGGCGGCCTTGCTGGTATCGCGGATCAAGGTGATGGCGCGGCTGGATATCGCCGAGAAGCGTATCCCCCAGGACGGCCGTATTTCCCTGCGGGTGGCCGGACGTGAGGTGGATATCCGCGTATCCACGCTGCCGTCGGCCAATGGCGAGCGCGTGGTGCTGCGTCTGCTGGACAAGCAGGCCGGGCGCCTGACCTTGCAGCACCTGGGCATGAGCGCGCGTGATCGCGACCTGCTGGAAAACACCGTCCGCCGTCCACACGGCATCCTGCTGGTCACCGGGCCCACCGGCTCGGGCAAGACCACCACCCTGTACGCCAGCCTGGTCACCCTCAACGACCGCACGCGCAACATCCTCACTGTCGAAGACCCGATCGAGTACCACATCGAGGGCATCGGCCAGACCCAGGTCAACCCCAAGGTGGACATGACCTTCGCCCGAGGCCTGCGCGCCATCCTGCGCCAGGACCCGGACGTGGTGATGGTGGGCGAGATCCGCGACCAGGAAACCGCCGAGATTGCCGTGCAGGCCTCGCTGACCGGCCACCTGGTGCTTTCCACCCTGCACACCAACAGTGCCATCGGCGCCATCACCCGCCTGGTGGACATGGGGGTCGAGCCTTTCCTGCTGTCGTCATCCCTGCTGGGTGTGCTGGCACAGCGCCTGGTGCGGGTGCTCTGCCCCCATTGCAAGGAGGCCTATCAGCCGGATGCCGCCGAATGCCAGTTGCTCAATGTCGAGGTGGACAGCGCGCCGCTCCTGCATCGCGCCCGCGGTTGCGCGGAATGCCACCAACAGGGCTATCGAGGGCGAACCGGTATCTACGAACTGGTGGTGTTCGACGATCACATGCGCAGCCTGATCCACAGCGTTGCCTCTGAACAGGAAATGGTCCGCCATGCGCGGCAATCCAGCCCGAGCATCCGCGAGGACGGCCGGCGCAAGGTATTGGAAGGCATCACGACGGTGGAAGAAGTGCTGCGGGTCACCCAGGAAGAGTAA
- a CDS encoding O-succinylhomoserine sulfhydrylase, whose product MTKEWEAGRLDSDLEGAAFDTLAVRAGQRRTPEGEHGEAMFLTSSYVFRTAADAAARFAGEVPGNVYSRYTNPTVRTFEERIAALEGAEQAVATASGMSAILAIAMSLCSGGDHVLVSRSVFGSTISLFEKYLKRFGIEVDYPALSDLDGWKAAIKPNTKLLFVESPSNPLAELVDIPALADIAHEKGALLVVDNCFCTPALQQPLKLGADIVMHSATKYIDGQGRTMGGVVAGRAEHMKEVVGFLRTAGPTLSPFNAWVMIKGLETLRVRMQAHCASALEIARWLEQQPGVERVYYAGLESHPQHELAKRQQKGFGAVVSFEVKGGKEAAWRFIDATRMISITTNLGDTKTTIAHPATTSHGRLSPQERANAGISDSLVRLAIGLEDVGDLKADLELGLAAL is encoded by the coding sequence ATGACGAAGGAATGGGAAGCCGGAAGGCTGGACAGTGACCTGGAAGGCGCGGCCTTCGACACCCTGGCCGTGCGTGCCGGCCAGCGCCGTACCCCGGAGGGTGAACACGGCGAGGCCATGTTCCTCACCTCCAGCTACGTGTTCCGCACCGCCGCCGACGCCGCTGCGCGCTTTGCCGGCGAGGTGCCGGGCAACGTCTATTCGCGCTACACCAACCCGACCGTGCGGACCTTCGAAGAGCGCATCGCTGCACTGGAAGGGGCCGAGCAGGCCGTGGCCACCGCGTCCGGCATGTCGGCGATTCTCGCCATTGCCATGAGCCTGTGCAGTGGTGGTGACCACGTGCTGGTGTCCCGCAGCGTGTTCGGTTCCACCATCAGCCTGTTCGAGAAGTACCTCAAGCGTTTCGGCATCGAAGTCGACTACCCGGCCCTGTCCGACCTGGATGGCTGGAAGGCGGCGATCAAGCCGAATACCAAGCTGCTGTTCGTCGAGTCGCCGTCCAACCCCCTGGCGGAGCTGGTCGACATTCCAGCCCTGGCCGACATCGCTCACGAGAAGGGCGCGCTGCTGGTGGTGGACAACTGCTTCTGCACCCCGGCCCTGCAACAACCGCTGAAGCTTGGTGCCGACATCGTCATGCACTCGGCCACCAAGTACATCGACGGCCAGGGCCGCACCATGGGTGGCGTAGTCGCCGGCCGTGCCGAGCACATGAAGGAAGTCGTGGGTTTCCTGCGTACCGCGGGCCCGACCCTCAGCCCCTTCAATGCCTGGGTGATGATCAAGGGCCTGGAAACGCTGCGTGTGCGCATGCAGGCGCATTGCGCCAGCGCCCTCGAAATCGCCAGGTGGCTGGAGCAGCAGCCCGGTGTCGAGCGCGTCTATTACGCCGGGCTGGAGAGCCATCCGCAGCACGAATTGGCCAAGCGCCAGCAGAAGGGCTTCGGCGCGGTGGTCAGCTTCGAGGTCAAGGGCGGCAAGGAAGCGGCGTGGCGCTTCATCGATGCCACCCGGATGATCTCCATCACCACCAACCTGGGTGACACCAAGACCACCATCGCCCATCCGGCCACCACCTCCCATGGCCGCCTGTCGCCGCAGGAGCGTGCCAACGCGGGTATCAGCGACAGCCTGGTCCGCCTGGCCATCGGCCTGGAAGATGTGGGCGATCTCAAGGCCGACCTGGAGCTCGGGCTCGCTGCTCTGTGA
- a CDS encoding type II secretion system protein N — MQAPDSVNWLQRHAPALVGALLVLAMGASFAWQTREWLRAVQAPARAPEQQGAQQATAQPLQNLEPLFGPAPKAQPSGPPPTTNLRLTLLGSFVHEGPDKSTAIIQFEGGKPRRFNAGEEITSGVKLHAVYRTHVEIERNGRLESLSFPEPRSRFTAVGATPDESSTTVIDELNGLQEDNAAELRERMEKLRQQMEDPENTASEPSAEPPQDSE; from the coding sequence TTGCAAGCCCCGGATTCCGTAAACTGGCTGCAACGCCATGCGCCAGCACTCGTCGGTGCATTGCTGGTCCTGGCCATGGGTGCCAGCTTCGCCTGGCAGACCCGGGAATGGCTGCGCGCGGTCCAGGCTCCCGCCCGCGCACCGGAGCAACAGGGAGCTCAACAGGCCACCGCCCAGCCGCTGCAGAACCTGGAGCCTTTGTTCGGCCCCGCCCCGAAAGCCCAGCCAAGCGGCCCACCGCCCACCACCAATCTGCGTCTGACCCTGCTCGGCAGCTTCGTCCACGAGGGGCCGGACAAGTCCACCGCCATCATCCAGTTCGAAGGCGGCAAACCGCGACGCTTCAACGCTGGCGAGGAGATCACCAGTGGCGTCAAGCTGCACGCGGTCTATCGCACCCATGTCGAAATCGAACGCAACGGGCGCCTGGAAAGTCTCAGCTTCCCCGAACCGCGCTCACGCTTCACCGCCGTCGGTGCCACCCCGGACGAATCGTCCACCACGGTGATCGACGAGCTCAACGGCCTGCAGGAAGACAACGCCGCCGAATTGCGCGAGCGCATGGAGAAACTGCGCCAACAGATGGAAGACCCGGAGAACACCGCCTCCGAACCTTCCGCCGAACCGCCCCAGGATAGCGAATGA